Genomic window (Dyadobacter fanqingshengii):
ACTCTCTCAACAAACTGACTAAGGATGTAATATCCAAGCGGAACAATGCAGGCAAGTTGAGTAATTTCAAAATGGAGCCTGAAATTGAGAAGCTTGGCAAGATTGATAAAGTCCTCTCCAAAAATCAACCTATTCTTGTCCAGATCGTTAAGGAGCCTATTTCTACGAAAGGCCCGAGACTTTCCTGCGACATTTCGATTGCCGGCCGTTACATTGTACTGGTCCCTTTTTCCAATTCTGTAAACCTTTCTAAAAAGATCACCGACAAGCAGGAGAGAAATCGTCTGCAACGTCTGATGTCGTCCATTAAGCCCGCAAATTTTGGTGTAATTATTCGCACCGTTGCAACTGGGAAGGATGTGGATGAGCTGAATAAGGATCTGCAAGACTGTCTGGAAAAGTGGGAAAATGGCATCAAAACATTGCGCGACGCCAAACCGCGTGACCGTGTGATAGGTGAAATGAACCGCGCATCCTCGATCATCCGCGACATGCTGAATGAATCATTCGACAGCATTACAGTTGATTCCAAAGAGGTTTACGACGACATTAAGGCTTACATTCACAACATTGCGCCGGATAGGGAGAACATTCTGAAGCTGCACAATGGCAAAAATAAGCTCTTCGAACAATTCGGTCTTGAAAAGCAGATCAAGTCGTTATTTGGCCGCTCTGTAAGCTTGCCAAATGGCGGTTACCTGATCATTGAACACACTGAGGCGTTGCATGTTATCGACGTTAACAGTGGCAACAAGTCCAATTCAGAAGAAGATCAGGAAGCGACTGCATTGAGCGTGAACCTCGAAGCAGCCAAAGAAATTGCCCGTCAGTTGCGTTTACGCGATATGGGTGGAATTATCGTCGTCGATTTTATCGATATGAAGAAAGCGGATAATAAACGCGTTCTTTTCGATACCATGCGCGACGAAATGAAAGGCGACCGGTCGAAATATACGATCCTGCCACTTTCAAAATTTGGTCTGCTGCAAATTACCCGCCAGCGCGTAAGACCTGAAATGAACATTGTAACCCGCGAAACTTGCCCCACTTGCGGCGGAACGGGCACAATTCAGGCGAGTATTTTGGTATCTGATGTAATTTCAAATAATTTGGATTACATTCTTACCAAACAAAATGAACGTGGAATCACTATTTCACTTCATCCATTCCTGCATTCTTATTTCACGAAAGGGTTAATTTCCGAGCAAATAAAGTGGCTTTTCCATTACAAAACGTGGGTGAAGCTGATCAAGGATACTTCGCTGGGTGTGGTTGATTTCAAATTCCACAACCGTTATGGTGAGGAAATTGAGATTGTTCCAGGTAATTAAGCCGATTCAAAACCGCATTAATCATTATTTCCCTTTCCAGTTCGGGCTTCTTTTCTCTTTGAAAGCCTGCATTCCTTCTTTTGCATCCTCGGATCGCAGAATCTGATCTAATTGTGCTTTGAGGAAGCTGTGCTGCTCATTCCCAGGAGTATCTTTCAAATGTTGAAATGCGTTCATGCCTTGCTGGATCGCGTACGGAGCATTCTGACAGATTTCAGCGGCCAAAAGCTGGACTTCTTCGGCGATGTTTCCCGCGAGTGCAATGTATGTTACCAACCCTAATTGAAGTGCTTCTTCCGCATCATAGCTTTTCCCGGTAATGCACATTTCCAGTGTTTTTCTGGGAGAAATAATCTGGTTAAGCGACGCCATAACCTGCATCGGCCAAATCCCACGCTTCACTTCCGGTAAGCTGTAACTTGCTTCAATTACACTAAAAACAAATGTAGAGCCGCAAATAATCAAAAATCCGCCTGCCAAAACCGAACCCTCGATCTGCGCAATGCTTGGTTTACAAACCTCATTAAAAGCATCACCAAGTTTCGCTTCTTCCCGAATTTGTGGTAAAGCAGGATTTTTAATGTTTGCAGCAGCATCATGAAAAGAAATTAAGTCTGCTCCGGCGCAAAAAACAGGGCCTTCGGCATTCACGATCAGGCAACGCACTTCGCTGTTATAATGTGCATAAGCCAATGCAAAAACGATTTCCTCGGCCATAGTCGGCGTGAAAGCATTGCGTTTTTCAGGACGGCTTAATGTGATCGTGAAGATGTGATTTGATAGAGAAGTTTTGATATATAAAAACTTCACTGACTCGAAAGTCTGCACGTCCTCTTCTGTATAAAATCGCATATTGGCGCTGGTTAGCGATGTAAAATGCGGAATTAGTCAGTCTTTTTAACAACGCCTTCCAGCATCGCAATGTACTGTTTTATGCCCGCCTCGATTTCTTGAAGATAAATAAATTCATCCGCACTATGTGACCTTCCGGAATGTCCCGGCCCCATTTTTAATGACGGACAATCTAATAGCGCCTGGTCGGAAGTTGTAGGCGAACCATATGCTTCCCTTCCTAATTTCAAACCTTCCTGAACAATCGGATGATCCATCGGAATGCTCGAAGGGCGCAATCGGATAGATCTGGCCGCAACGTCAGATTGGATATTGTCCTGAATCACTTCAATCACCTCTTCCAAAGTATATTGATCCGTAACCCGCACGTCAATAGTGAAGCTACAAGCATCAGGCACTACATTGTGCTGCGTTCCCGCATTAATGATTGTAACGGACATTTTCACCGGCCCCAGTGTGGGCGAAACCTTTGGAAACTTGTATTCCTGAATCCAGCTAATGTCCTTTAAAGCTTTGTAAATCGCATTATCACCTTCCTCGCGCGCTGCGTGACCGGATTTCCCCTTTGCCGTGCAATCGAGAACCAGTAAGCCCTTTTCAGCGACGGCCAAATGCATTTCAGTAGGCTCGCCGACAATAGCAAAAGCGATCTCAGGCAATTCGGGAACGACAATTTCCAATCCTTCCTTCCCGGAAATTTCTTCTTCGGCAGTTGCAGCAATGGCAATGTTATAAGCAAGATCCGACCGATCATAAAAATAACAGAACGTCGCAATCAGCGAAACCAGGCAACCGCCAGCATCATTACTGCCCAATCCAAACAATTTATCATCTTCGACAATGGCATTAAACGGATCCAACGTCCAGGATTTGTTCGGTTTGACCGTGTCGTGGTGGGAATTTAAAAGCAATGTAGGCTTCTTCTTATCGAAATGACGGTTGAAGGCCCAGAGATTGTTCTTTTTTTGCTGAAAAGGAATGTTTTTTGACTCGAAATAATCAGCAATCAGCTGCGCTGTATTTGCCTCTTCTTTACTAAATGAAGGCGTTTCGATCAGGCTTTTCAGCAATGATACCGCTTCGTTTGTTAATGTTTGTATATTTTCCAAAGCGCTTACCATCTAACTTGCCCGTCACCTTTTACAATCCATTTTTCGGTCACGAGCTTTTCGAGTGCGAAAGGCCCGCGCGCGTGCAGCTTTTGTGTTGATATGCCAATCTCAGCACCTAATGCGAAGACAGCGCCGTCCGTGAAGCGCGTTGATGCGTTGGCATAAACTGCGGCAGCATCCACTTCTCTAAGAAACCTTTCAATTCCGGCATCGTCCTTCGAAATGATCGCTTCGGAATGTCTTGAAGAATGTGCCCGGATATGTTCCAAAGCATCATCCAGCCCATCTACGACTTTCACAGAACATTTATAATCTAAAAATTCTCTTCCAAAATCCGCTTCCTCAGCATGTTGCAGCATTGGATAACCGTCTTTTTCAAAAATCGAATATGATGTTTCATCAGCAAAAACTTCGACATTCCATTTGATGAAGTCTTCTTTCAACCTTGGCAAAAACTCCGCTGCGATTTCCCTATCTACTAAAATCGTGTCTAGCGAATTGCAAACAGATGGCCGTGAAACCTTTGCATTCACCACAATTTTAGCCGCTTTTTCCAGATCGCCGGTTTTTTCAACATATGTATGACAAACGCCTGCTCCCGTTTCAATGGTGGGAACCAGCGAATTTTCACGCACGAATTTGATCAGGCTTTCAGAGCCTCTTGGAATGATAATGTCCACAAATCGGGTCGCAGTAAGCAATTCTGAAACAAACTTCCGGTCCGTTGGCAGCAACATAACTGCGGCAGGATCAATGTTGAATTCGGCGAGCGTTTCGTGGATCAAACCCACCAGATAGAGATTGGAGTAATGTGCTTCCTTACCACCTTTCAAAACACAAGCATTCCCGGACCGAAGGCAAAGGGACGCAACATCCAATGTGACATTTGGCCTGGATTCATAAATAACCCCTACAACGCCCAGCGGAACCGCTATTTTGCGTAGGGACAAACCTTGCTCAATTGTACGTTCCAGCAACACTTCACCGCTCGGATCAGGCAATGCTGCCACATCAAGGAGACTTTGCGCCAAACCTTGAATTCTTTGTTCATTGAGCAACAACCGGTCTTTTTTCGGATCGGAGTCGTCCATCACATCAAGATCTTTCTTATTCTCGGCGATAATGTTGGCAACATTGGCCAAAACTTTATCTGCAAGACTGAGCAAAAGGTCTGCACGCTGCCGATCGGACAAATTCCGAACAGAGGCAGATGCCTTTTGGGTTTGTTCTAATAGCGGTAAAATGGATTCCATTATAATAGTACGATATCGTTGGCATGTGCCACTTCAAAATTCACTGTTTTCATATTGGCGCGGATGGCAGCCGAAGTTTCCCTCGCGCGTGCAACCGCGATCATTTCCTCGGAAGGAGAATATATTTCAATGATTTCACCGGATTCGAAATCGCCGGTTACTTCCACCACGCCTACTGCAAGCAAGCTTTTTCTTCTTAATAATGCTTTGGAAGCACCTTCATCAATCTGCAAACTTCCTGAAACCAATCCGCCGCTTCCTAACCATCTGTTCCGGGCTGAAAGTGTGCTTTTGCCGGCGCTGATAACCGTTCCTGCATTTCCTTTTAAAGCTTCAAGCAGCTCATCCTGTTCTTTCATGCCGAAAATGACCACTTTGATCGCCATTCTAGCCGCCAGTTTGGCGAATGTCAGTTT
Coding sequences:
- a CDS encoding enoyl-CoA hydratase/isomerase family protein, whose amino-acid sequence is MRFYTEEDVQTFESVKFLYIKTSLSNHIFTITLSRPEKRNAFTPTMAEEIVFALAYAHYNSEVRCLIVNAEGPVFCAGADLISFHDAAANIKNPALPQIREEAKLGDAFNEVCKPSIAQIEGSVLAGGFLIICGSTFVFSVIEASYSLPEVKRGIWPMQVMASLNQIISPRKTLEMCITGKSYDAEEALQLGLVTYIALAGNIAEEVQLLAAEICQNAPYAIQQGMNAFQHLKDTPGNEQHSFLKAQLDQILRSEDAKEGMQAFKEKRSPNWKGK
- a CDS encoding glutamate-5-semialdehyde dehydrogenase — encoded protein: MESILPLLEQTQKASASVRNLSDRQRADLLLSLADKVLANVANIIAENKKDLDVMDDSDPKKDRLLLNEQRIQGLAQSLLDVAALPDPSGEVLLERTIEQGLSLRKIAVPLGVVGVIYESRPNVTLDVASLCLRSGNACVLKGGKEAHYSNLYLVGLIHETLAEFNIDPAAVMLLPTDRKFVSELLTATRFVDIIIPRGSESLIKFVRENSLVPTIETGAGVCHTYVEKTGDLEKAAKIVVNAKVSRPSVCNSLDTILVDREIAAEFLPRLKEDFIKWNVEVFADETSYSIFEKDGYPMLQHAEEADFGREFLDYKCSVKVVDGLDDALEHIRAHSSRHSEAIISKDDAGIERFLREVDAAAVYANASTRFTDGAVFALGAEIGISTQKLHARGPFALEKLVTEKWIVKGDGQVRW
- a CDS encoding Rne/Rng family ribonuclease, whose translation is MSNELLINSTQKGERIALLQDKRLLEYHVETPDQSFTVGDIYLGTVRKLVAGLNAAFVDVGFEKDAFLHYLDLGPNINSLNKLTKDVISKRNNAGKLSNFKMEPEIEKLGKIDKVLSKNQPILVQIVKEPISTKGPRLSCDISIAGRYIVLVPFSNSVNLSKKITDKQERNRLQRLMSSIKPANFGVIIRTVATGKDVDELNKDLQDCLEKWENGIKTLRDAKPRDRVIGEMNRASSIIRDMLNESFDSITVDSKEVYDDIKAYIHNIAPDRENILKLHNGKNKLFEQFGLEKQIKSLFGRSVSLPNGGYLIIEHTEALHVIDVNSGNKSNSEEDQEATALSVNLEAAKEIARQLRLRDMGGIIVVDFIDMKKADNKRVLFDTMRDEMKGDRSKYTILPLSKFGLLQITRQRVRPEMNIVTRETCPTCGGTGTIQASILVSDVISNNLDYILTKQNERGITISLHPFLHSYFTKGLISEQIKWLFHYKTWVKLIKDTSLGVVDFKFHNRYGEEIEIVPGN
- a CDS encoding M20 family metallo-hydrolase, with product MVSALENIQTLTNEAVSLLKSLIETPSFSKEEANTAQLIADYFESKNIPFQQKKNNLWAFNRHFDKKKPTLLLNSHHDTVKPNKSWTLDPFNAIVEDDKLFGLGSNDAGGCLVSLIATFCYFYDRSDLAYNIAIAATAEEEISGKEGLEIVVPELPEIAFAIVGEPTEMHLAVAEKGLLVLDCTAKGKSGHAAREEGDNAIYKALKDISWIQEYKFPKVSPTLGPVKMSVTIINAGTQHNVVPDACSFTIDVRVTDQYTLEEVIEVIQDNIQSDVAARSIRLRPSSIPMDHPIVQEGLKLGREAYGSPTTSDQALLDCPSLKMGPGHSGRSHSADEFIYLQEIEAGIKQYIAMLEGVVKKTD